The Candidatus Aminicenantes bacterium genome has a segment encoding these proteins:
- a CDS encoding phosphate butyryltransferase, producing MKPIRTLEEMEVLVKAKETPTVVVAYAQEEDVLKAVDRAVSENIVKAVLVGDEPLIRDMCKNLDIDADSFDIVHEVDERKSGLVSVQLILDGKADFLMKGLISTPYFLKAILNKDFNLVKKGAVLSHTTVLEMPAYDKLLIVSDVAMIPDPDLNQKVAMINYNVKVIAARLGIENPRVAIVTANEKVSEKMPATIDAALLAKMNDRGQIKGCRIDGPLAMDVAISQRACKIKKLESKVDGQADILIFPNIETGNVFYKTCTYFADAKLAAIVTGAPFPAVLVSRADDDDSKYYSIVLAAALI from the coding sequence ATGAAACCCATTCGAACCCTTGAAGAAATGGAGGTTCTGGTTAAAGCCAAAGAGACGCCAACCGTGGTCGTAGCTTATGCCCAGGAAGAAGACGTTTTGAAAGCCGTTGATCGCGCAGTGAGTGAAAACATCGTGAAAGCAGTGCTGGTAGGGGATGAACCCCTGATTCGCGACATGTGTAAAAATCTGGATATCGACGCGGATTCTTTTGATATCGTACACGAAGTGGATGAAAGGAAGAGCGGCCTGGTGTCGGTACAGTTGATCCTGGACGGCAAGGCCGATTTTCTCATGAAAGGCCTGATCTCCACGCCCTATTTCCTCAAGGCCATTCTGAACAAGGATTTCAACCTGGTGAAGAAGGGAGCGGTTCTGTCTCACACCACGGTGCTGGAAATGCCCGCTTACGACAAGCTGCTCATTGTTTCCGATGTGGCCATGATTCCCGATCCGGATTTAAATCAGAAAGTGGCCATGATCAATTACAATGTCAAGGTGATCGCCGCCCGGCTGGGGATTGAAAATCCGCGCGTGGCCATTGTGACGGCGAACGAGAAAGTCAGTGAAAAAATGCCCGCGACCATCGATGCCGCCCTGCTTGCCAAAATGAACGACCGCGGCCAGATCAAGGGTTGCCGCATAGACGGCCCCCTGGCCATGGATGTGGCCATTTCACAGCGGGCCTGCAAGATCAAGAAACTGGAATCCAAAGTGGATGGGCAGGCTGACATCCTGATTTTCCCCAACATTGAAACCGGCAACGTATTCTATAAGACCTGCACCTACTTTGCGGATGCCAAACTCGCCGCCATTGTGACCGGGGCGCCTTTCCCCGCAGTGCTGGTCTCCCGCGCGGACGACGACGATTCCAAGTACTATTCCATCGTCCTCGCCGCCGCCCTCATCTAA